One window of Tachysurus vachellii isolate PV-2020 chromosome 21, HZAU_Pvac_v1, whole genome shotgun sequence genomic DNA carries:
- the LOC132864143 gene encoding phospholipid phosphatase 3-like: MLIWLLLKDSTVFILGVFIEFPEDLCVISSCLCVSVCQFYLQARFSWRGARLLRPLLQFLLVMLAMYTGLSRINDYRHHPSDVLTGFLQGGITAYWVAFHISSMFKTCPADCSPNCLPLDSPLSLSSRQTEC, from the exons ATGTTAATATGGCTACTTCTAAAAGATTCTACAGTTTTTATTCTTGGAGTGTTCATTGAGTTTCCAGAAGATCTCTGTGTGATTTcatcctgtctgtgtgtctctgtgtgtcagttctATTTGCAGGCTCGGTTCTCATGGCGTGGTGCGAGACTGTTGAGGCCGCTGTTGCAGTTCCTGCTGGTGATGTTAGCCATGTACACCGGGCTCAGCCGGATCAACGACTACCGCCATCATCCCTCTGATGTCCTCACTGGCTTCCTGCAGGGAGGAATCACTGCATACTGGGTG GCGTTCCACATCTCCTCCATGTTTAAAACCTGTCCTGCAGACTGCTCGCCTAACTGTCTCCCCCTGGACagccctctgtctctgtccagcCGTCAGACAGAGTGCTAG